Proteins encoded in a region of the Anopheles aquasalis chromosome 2, idAnoAquaMG_Q_19, whole genome shotgun sequence genome:
- the LOC126575274 gene encoding uncharacterized protein LOC126575274 has translation MQDRWKVLMLLVLVLTVAKTLASLNALRPRDCHSTIIEMETQILESYLADQHGVTVIDTSVEIPIVSPFCLRNPMVLLKTFTLHHFQQFVKQSQKTIKDQFDYPMNECFVGAGLMEELAQQLIPYLSLYNPRAKILLITHEMADAELVQLFHDAWYRYRMLQVVVLNHRDNDTIDSCVFNPFTKAAYARGSIDFEQPTVRSDLDCTLLTHELEVLPYGWQLKEFVRNRVRNLHGYPMHIAMHVSNGSSSAYDCILGAVSITDIDQEVLSTLQTRMNFSMVLHHNELELSIGYIHKNGTPVGALGLIEHNLIDLAANSRIMYKYDTRNLLYLNYISTEKLVFLTPRNYYSNRDKMLVFINPFSVAYMLINVVLSFGVPMIICLLDYLYYRNTLPRSTQKPTYGTKVMSLLGIIYNVSVRLPQAPHKRWIIVGLLLYNIVSYPIWQAVTIRYLHPSNQLVNNINSLEQLLATELKLKVSHYHELIVRHEDSQLHNPLYAQLSDRLTTENTSSLRDAIEDIIIDQDSALLIADAYVPLVLAGNYHWVPGKPDAIWPIAKPIYEFYKSMAVPKISPFIDTFNAIVVTCLEAGMNDRFMHQLESVVQLMKMKRTKDLPNEPDHYIVFTMAHLSPLFVFYFSMLALSGCIFLLELIVHRIQTARTRAPPVTAAVEDEYVPFEFVL, from the exons ATGCAGGACCGGTGGAAAGTACtgatgctgctagtgctggtgtTGACTGTAGCCAAGACGCTTGCATCGCTGAATGCTCTGCGTCCCCGAGACTGCCATTCGACTATCATCGAGATGGAGACGCAAATTCTGGAGAGTTATCTAGCGGATCAACATGGCGTTACGGTAATTGACACCAGCGTCGAGATTCCCATAGTTTCACCCTTCTGTCTccgtaatccgatggtgctgTTGAAGACCTTCACCCTGCATCA TTTCCAGCAGTTTGTGAAACAATCTCAAAAAACGATTAAAGACCAGTTTGACTATCCAATGAATGAATGCTTCGTCGGTGCGGGCCTTATGGAAGAGCTAGCTCAACAGCTCATTCCCTACCTCTCGCTGTACAATCCAAGGGCAAAGATACTGCTCATCACACACGAAATGGCAGATGCAGAGTTAGTGCAACTATTCCACGATGCCTGGTACCGGTACCGAATGTTACAGGTAGTAGTCCTGAACCACCGGGATAATGATACTATCGATAGTTGTGTGTTTAATCCCTTCACAAAAGCTGCCTATGCAcgcggttcgatcgatttcgaacAGCCAACGGTGCGCTCCGATTTGGATTGCACTTTGCTCACGCACGAGCTCGAAGTATTGCCCTATGGCTGGCAACTGAAGGAGTTTGTGAGAAACCGTGTTCGTAATCTTCACGGATATCCAATGCATATTGCCATGCACGTCAGTAATGGATCCTCGTCGGCCTACGACTGTATTCTCGGAGCAGTAAGCATTACCGACATCGACCAGGAGGTGCTATCGACCCTGCAGACCAGGATGAACTTTAGCATGGtgctgcatcacaacgagCTGGAGCTATCGATCGGGTACATTCACAAGAACGGGACGCCCGTCGGAGCACTCGGTCTCATCGAGCACAATCTGATCGATCTGGCGGCCAACTCGCGCATCATGTACAAGTACGATACGCGCAATCTGCTCTACCTGAACTACATCTCGACGGAGAAGCTGGTGTTTCTCACGCCTCGCAACTATTACAGCAATCGCGATAAGATGCTCGTCTTTATCAATCCATTCAGTGTGGCCTACATGCTCATCAACGTAGTGCTGTCATTCGGTGTGCCGATGATCATTTGCCTGCTCGATTATCTGTACTATCGGAATACACTGCCGCGAAGCACACAAAAGCCAACCTACGGTACGAAGGTAATGAGCCTTCTGGGTATCATTTATAATGTATCGGTCCGGTTGCCGCAAGCACCACATAAACGCTGGATAATCGTGGGCCTGCTGCTGTACAACATCGTGTCCTATCCGATCTGGCAAGCCGTTACAATACGCTACCTCCACCCAAGCAACCAGCTGGTGAACAACATCAACAGTCTGGAACAGTTGCTCGCTAccgagctgaagctgaaggtgTCGCATTACCATGAGCTCATTGTGCGGCACGAAGACTCCCAGTTGCACAATCCACTGTACGCCCAGCTGTCCGATAGGTTGACGACGGAAAACACTTCCTCGTTGCGGGATGCTATCGAAGATATCATCATCGATCAGGACTCGGCCCTGCTCATTGCGGACGCGTACGTACCGCTTGTGCTGGCGGGAAATTATCACTGGGTACCGGGCAAACCGGACGCGATCTGGCCGATTGCGAAACCCATCTACGAGTTCTACAAATCGATGGCCGTTCCAAAGATATCACCCTTCATCGATACGTTCAATGCGATCGTGGTGACCTGTCTCGAGGCAGGCATGAACGATCGCTTCATGCATCAGCTCGAATCGGTCGTTCagctgatgaagatgaagcgcACCAAGGATCTTCCGAACGAGCCGGACCATTACATAGTCTTCACAATGGCCCATCTGTCGCCGCTGTTTGTGTTTTACTTCTCGATGTTGGCACTGTCCGGATGCATTTTCTTACTTGAACTAATCGTACATCGTATCCAGACGGCACGAACGCGCGCCCCGCCTGTTACCGCTGCGGTTGAAGATGAGTACGTCCCGTTTGAGTTTGTCCTGTAG
- the LOC126568992 gene encoding serine protease 7-like: MFSPWHSVLSLGLLLTLLAGTRCEGECTTRSANPQQGRCVSVSKCAPIKQHLLRLQFREADDYVAFLRERACGHGKDGTLHVCCTGKMPSDCRPELVENPEAAACPTDCAPLEDCPMVYEQSAVLQKRYDRRLHRLLNRNFCHEKSGQLYVCCDPEQFTSHRASIGDPLEKRVSWQACTTPFGDEGKCVPPARCSMVDDPTTIASELEAFMVGCDPVMDQPHLCCTDSLLIYNQEMGQECETESGVLGVCSEAERCLDFIESTEKDVYVRKNWCYTSLQKVDYLCCASDRIKEVPAIEFGVRAGENAPECTTPLNRPGLCVPLAECSLVSRLLRQISARGTAPTADEAMFLRGSICTAPSGASGYHVCCDATTVQTAPTTAAPARVATTAAPAASPLLNHPNIRLFDRNTCGVPATVNKIAFGQKARLFQYPWMAMIIYMSAGVESANCAGTIINNRYVLTAAHCIDGQMERLQYVRIGEFDTRTDPDCEDDSCAAPFQRYGVTESRFHPNFTRIVRSGHDIGLLRLDRTIDFSTGDVSPVCLPFTAGLIEFDPTMYWITGWGLTERLEVSPVLLQARIPSVACSLSSYAICAGFGNATLHCEGDSGGPMKAQVPEYNFRYVQYGVISAGPHCGASGVPGISSRISYFVEWILDNIRE; encoded by the exons ATGTTCTCACCGTGGCACTCGGTTTTGTCACTCGGTTTGCTGTTGACGCTGTTGGCCGGAACTAGGTGCGAGGGAGAGTGTACGACCCGGTCAGCCAACCCGCAGCAAGGCCGCTGTGTATCTGTTTCAAAATGTGCTCCAATCAAACAGCATCTGCTGCGTTTACAGTTCCGTGAGGCCGACGATTATGTGGCGTTTCTGCGAGAACGTGCTTGTGGCCATGGCAAGGATGGG ACTCTCCATGTGTGCTGTACCGGGAAGATGCCTAGTGATTGTCGCCCCGAGCTGGTGGAGAATCCTGAGGCAGCTGCTTGCCCAACGGATTGCGCACCGTTGGAGGACTGTCCGATGGTGTACGAGCAAAGTGCGGTCCTGCAGAAGCGCTACGATCGAAGGCTGCATCGACTGTTGAACCGTAACTTTTGCCACGAAAAATCTGGCCAACTGTACGTGTGTTGCGATCCGGAGCAGTTCACGAGTCATCGGGCCAGTATCGGGGACCCGCTGGAGAAACGTGTCAGCTGGCAGGCCTGCACGACACCGTTCGGTGATGAGGGTAAATGTGTACCACCGGCTCGCTGTTCGATGGTGGATGATCCCACAACGATCGCTTCCGAGCTGGAAGCGTTTATGGTTGGGTGCGATCCGGTGATGGACCAGCCACATCTTTGCTGTACCGATTCGCTACTGATCTACAATCAGGAGATGGGCCAAGAGTGTGAAACGGAGTCCGGTGTGCTGGGGGTATGCTCCGAGGCCGAACGGTGCCTGGATTTCATCGAATCCACCGAGAAGGACGTGTACGTCCGGAAGAACTGGTGCTACACCAGTCTACAGAAAGTGGACTATCTATGTTGCGCTAGCGACCGCATCAAGGAAG TACCGGCCATCGAATTTGGCGTGCGTGCTGGTGAGAACGCTCCGGAATGTACCACACCGCTGAACCGTCCGGGATTGTGTGTCCCTTTGGCCGAATGCAGTCTGGTGTCACGGCTGTTGCGGCAAATATCCGCTCGTGGAACCGCACCGACGGCAGACGAAGCAATGTTTCTGCGTGGCTCCATCTGTACTGCACCGAGTGGA GCATCGGGGTATCATGTTTGTTGCGATGCAACGACAGTCCAAACGGCGCCTACtaccgcagcaccagctcgtGTGGCGacaactgcagcaccagctgcatcACCTTTGCTCAATCATCCAAACATTCGCCTGTTTGATCGCAACACGTGTGGCGTACCGGCAACGGTCAATAAGATCGCCTTCGGGCAAAAGGCCCGCCTGTTCCAGTATCCCTGGATGGCCATGATCATCTACATGTCCGCCGGTGTCGAGAGTGCAAACTGTGCCGGTACCATCATCAATAATCGCTACGTTCTCACCGCAGCTCACTGTATCGATGGCCAGATGGAACGTTT GCAGTACGTACGGATTGGGGAGTTTGACACTCGCACCGATCCTGACTGTGAAGACGATTCGTGTGCTGCACCGTTTCAGCGGTATGGCGTCACGGAGTCACGCTTTCATCCCAACTTTACCCGCATCGTCCGTTCCGGGCACGACATTGGGCTGCTCCGGTTGGATCGTACCATCGACTTTAGCACGGGAGACGTTTCACCGGTCTGTCTCCCCTTCACGGCCGGGTTGATTGAATTCGATCCGACGATGTACTGGATTACCGGTTGGGGACTTACGGAACGGTTAGAAGTTAGCCCCGTACTGCTACAGGCACGCATCCCTTCGGTGGCGTGTAGTTTATCGTCCTATGCAATCTGTGCTGGATTTGGCAATGCCACGCTCCACTGTGAAGGTGACTCGGGTGGGCCTATGAAGGCACAGGTGCCCGAGTACAACTTCCGCTACGTCCAGTACGGTGTGATCTCGGCTGGACCGCACTGCGGTGCCTCGGGTGTGCCTGGTATCAGTTCGCGCATTTCTTATTTCGTTGAGTGGATACTTGATAATATCcgggaatga